The Lysobacterales bacterium nucleotide sequence CCCCTACGGAGCCCCCCGATGACCCTGCTCGCCCCGACCTCTTTGCGCCTGCTGGCACCTGCCCTGGCATTGGTCCTGCTGGCCGCCTGCGGCAAGCCCGACACCGCCGCCCAGGGTGACCCGTCGGCAGCGGCCACGGTGGCGGCCGTCGCGCCGCTGACCGCCGCCGAGCCCGGCCTGCCGGCACCGCCGGTGGCCGAGGTCCGGCCGCACACGGTCGCCGCGCCGCACGGCGCGAGCCGCGAGGACGAGTACTACTGGCTGCGCGACGACAGCCGTGCCGACCCGGCCATGCTGGCTTACCTCGAGGCCGAGAACGCCTACACCGATGCCGTGATGGCGCCGCTGCAGCCGCTCCGGCAGCGCCTGTACGACGAGCTGGTCGGCCGCATCAAGCAGGACGACAGCTCGGTGCCCTACCGCTTCAAGGACTACTGGTACCAGACCCGTTTCGAGGAGGGCAAGGAGTACCCCATCCATGTCCGCCGCAAGGGCACCATGGAGGCGCCCGAAGAGATCATGCTGGACGTCAACGCGATGGCGCAGGGCATGAGCTTCTACCAGGTCGCCACCTGGGAGCTGAGCCCCGACCAGAAGCGCATCGCCTATTTCGAGGACAGCGTCGGGCGCCGCCAGTACACGCTGCGCGTCAAGGACCTGGGCACGGGCGAAACGCTGCCCGTTGCGATCGGCGGCCTGTCCGCCGGCGCCGCCTGGTCGGCAGACGGCAGCACGATCTATTACGTCGAGAACGATCCGGTCACCCTTCTGACCCGGCGGGTGAAGGCGCACCGCCTTGGCAGCGATCCGGCCCAGGACCCCGTGGTCTACGAGGAGAGCGACGACAGCTTCTACATGGGCATCGGCCTGACCCGCTCCGAGCAGTACATCTGCATCTACCTGGCCAGCACCGTCTCGAACGAGCAGCGATGCACACCGGCCGCCGCGCCCGGCGAATTCCGGGTACTGGCCCAACGGGAGCGCGATTTCAAGTACGGCGCCGACCATCTGCACGGTCGCTGGGTGATCCGCACCGACTGGAACGCCCAGAACTTCAAGCTGATGAGCGCGCCCGAGGACGCCTGGGACGATCGCAGCCGGTGGACCGACCTGCTGCCGCACGACCCCGAGGTCTTCATCAGCGACGTGCAGCTGTTCGACGGATTCCTTGCCGTGGGCGAGCGCTCCGGCGGCCTGACCCGCATCCGCCTGCTGCGCGAGGGCCGCAATGCCGACCACGTGGCTGCCGACGAGAGTGCCTACACCATGGGCCTGTCCGGCAATGCCGAGCCCGGCACCGACTGGCTGCGCTACACCTACACCTCGCTGACCACGCCCGCCACCACCTACGAGCTGAACGTGGCTACCGGCGAGCGCCGTCTGCTGAAGGAACAGCCGGTGCTGGGCGGCTTCGACAAGGCCGCCTACGAAACCCACCGCCTGTGGGCGCCGGCCCGCGACGGCACGCGCATCCCGGTCTCGGTGGTGCACCGCAAGGGCCTGCCGATCGACGGCAGCGCGGCCCTGCTTCAGTACGGTTACGGATCCTACGGGTCGAGCTCAGATCCGCGCTTCAACGCCAACGCCGTCAGCCTGCTCGACCGCGGCATGGTCTACGCCATCGCCCATGTGCGCGGTGGCCAGGAAATGGGCCGCCAGTGGTATGAGGACGGCAAGCTGCACAGCAAGATGAACACCTTCACCGACTTCGTCGACGTCACCGATTTCCTGGTGAAGGAGGGCTATGCCCACCCGCAGCGCGTCGCCGCCCTGGGCGGCAGCGCCGGCGGCCTGCTGATGGGCGCCATCGCCAACCTGGCGCCGGAGCGCTACCGGGTGCTGGTGTCGTTGGTGCCGTTCGTGGACGTGGTCACCACCATGCTGGACGCCAGCATCCCGCTGACCACCAACGAATACGACGAGTGGGGCAACCCCGAGGACCCCGAGTTCTACCGAACCATGCTGGCCTACTCCCCGTACGATCAGCTCGAGGCCAAGGCCTACCCGGCCATGTTCATCGGCACCGGCCTGTGGGACAGCCAGGTGCAGTACTGGGAGCCGGCCAAGTATGTCGCCCGCCTGCGCGCGCGCAAGACCGACGACAACCTGGTGGTATTCCGCACCCAGATGGAGGCCGGCCACGGCGGCCGCAGCGGCCGATTCCAGCGCTTCCACGAGACCGCCGAGCAGTTCGCCTTCCTGCTCAACCAGCTGGCGGTTGCACCGTAACGGGCTGCGCCTGTCCGGCCCGAGGCTCGCGCACGGCATCGCCGCCAGGGGTTGGTCCGGGTTTTTCATGAGGCCGCAGTAGCGTCCCCATGATCGTTCCGGGTTTGGCGCCGCAATGGCGGCGCCTGCGGTGGACAGGCCCGACCCCGGCACCCTGCAAGGCGACGACCTGCCGGCTGTCGCCCTCGAGGGCCGCCCGGTGACCGGGCCGCCCACGAAGCCGGTTCGGACCCAGGCCGGACGGACGAGCCGCGAGGCCAGCGTGGGCGGCTTTCCAAAGGACTGCCAGGTCCGGCAGTCGACGCTGTATGTCGGGCAGACCAACCCGGCTGCCCGCACACCACGGCGCGCAGCGGCCGTGCACGCCGCGCGCCGTGGTCCCGCAGCGGATCAGGGCGAAAGCACGTCGGCCGCGCCTCCCGACGAGGCGGCGCCAAGGACGCCGCCCAGCCCCGGTCCGCCGATCAGCGTGCCGCCGGCGCCACCGACCAGATCGGCGCCCACCACCAGCAGCACCTTCCAGATCGGGCGCAGCCTGAGGCTCGACGCCGCGCTGTCGTCCGTGCCGGAGCCGCTGGTGCGCTCGCGCGCGCTCCAGAAGCGCAGCGAATGGCGGGCGACGCTGAGCCCGGCGAGGATCGACTGCTGGGGCGGCGTGCCGAGACGCAGCTGTGCGACCGCGGCGGCCTCGAGCTGCGCGAAGGCGGCATCCGCCGTGGCGAAGTCCGGGGCCGTCTCAAGCACATTGTCGATCTGTGCGAACCAGGCGAACTCGGCATCGGTGAAGGCTTCGCGATAGGGAAGCATGCCCTGCACCGCGCCGGCGTAGGGATCGATCTGCGCGAAGTCCTCGTAGCGCTCGACGAACGCCGCGGTCGACATGCCGGGATCGAACCCGCAGATGTTCACCACGGCGACCAGGGGCTGCACACCCTGGGTGGCGCCGTTGTGCATCAGGCAGGCCAGGTAGACGTTGTGTTCGATGCCGACGTGATCGAGCGGATTGCCCTGGGCCTGGGCTGCGCCCGGGGCGGAACCCAGCGCGAGCAGACCGGCGACGAGGGTGGATGCGAGCAGGTTCTTCATGATTCGACCTCCTGTGGTTGGTGCATGGCGTGACTGGGAGATGCGGGTCCTGGGCCGTGCCGAAGACCGGGCCCGCATCGGCGGTGCAGCATCGCCAGCATTCCCACGCGGCGTCCCGAAAGCGAGGAAGAATCCGGGATCGTCTGGGAAGGAATCGGTAACGTTTTACTGGAAGCTGTGATGTGTATCTCTTTTCGTTTCCCTGCTCAATCACATCCGAATGGAGGCCACGTCGCGAGCCGGGCGCAGTCGCCGGCAAGGACTGCCTCTCCCCTTCCCTTCGGGAAGGGACCGGGGGGCCGGATCGGGTAGCGCACCCGTGCACACACACGCGCATGCGGAACCAGCCTCCCACCCGGCTGCGCACGCAAGCTACGGGGCATATGGCCCGGAAGACATTCCCTGCTCAGTACGCCTGTCGGGAGTCGTACCTCAGCGCGACGGCCGTGCCGACCCCCTGGGAGGCGCCCGCCGCCAGTGCGACGGCGCCGCACGTCGCCCCTCCCTCGCCATGCGACCTGATTGGCGTCGTGTCCCAGCCCTCTGCCAGGCGGCGTTTCGCCAGTGCGACGGCACCGCACTTCTCCCCTCCCCCGCCTGCGGGGGAGGGGCGGGGGAGAGGGGAGCACAGCGCGTTCCAAATCGGGCACCCCGAGTCCCGAGTCCCGAATCCCGAGTCCCGAGCTTCATCTGCGGTGTCGATCCGTCCTCCGCCAAGACCTGGCGCGAACGTCTCACCGGCTCATCGAGGGGACGGCGCGACCGAGGCCCGGCAAGCTGGCAATGCCGGACACCGGCCACCGCCAGGTGACCGTCGCGATCGCCGCCATCCGATCCGCCGGACCGGGCCAGCACGGCAACGACCCCTGCACTCAGTCTTCGAAGCCGGCGAACAGCAGGCGGTCCTCGTCGTGCTCGAAGGCGCCGATATCGACCTCGAGGCCCGAGGCGCGCGGCACGCCGTCCAGGTCGATGGTCGGCGCGGCCCATCCGATGATCGGCGTGCCGGCGTCGTGGCCCAGCGAGCCGGACCGCAACCGGTGATCGCCACGAGAGTAGGCCACGAAGCCCGGGTCAATATCCGTCAGATTGGTGTCCGGAAACGGTGGCGTCGGTGCCGCATCGGTCCCGTTCCGGACGATGATGTTGTTGTGCCAATGAATGAAGCTGGACGGACCTATGCCGAATCCGCTGTGGCCGGTGATTGTGTTCCAACCGACCCGTGGCGGGGTCGCCCCGGCGCCCGCCACGACCAGGCCGGTGCCGCCACCGGTTATCAGGTTGCCCACGATTCGCATCGGCACGCTCTGGACATCGCTGACGACCGCACGAAGCTGCAGGGCCTGGCCATTGTCCGAAAGCCGATTGCGCTCAAAGGCGATTTCGGAGTTGCCGTGCACCTGAAGATCGACAACGGTCTGCTGGGACGTGGCGTCGACATTGTCCTCGAAACGGTTCCCTTCGATGCCCAGGCGAGCGTTCAGGGCATAGGCCTGCAGGGCCAGCGTTCTGTTCGCGCCGCCGGGCGCGACCCGGTTGCGTGCGAACACCGAGTCGCGAAGGTCCACTCGGGAGCCGAACCGCAAGGACAGGTAGACCGCGCCGTGGGCCGGTTGCGAATCGGCGGTGACGTTGTTCTCCTCGAAGTGGGCCCGCTCGATGGTCAGCCGCGCGTTTTCGACCAGGGCCGCGAAGAATCCGACGCCGGCATTGGTTCCTGAGCCGCCGGTCAGTCGGACCTGGTTCAGGGCGACCCGCACGTCCAGGAACTCGGCCGATGCGGTTTGCTGCGCCAGCAGCCCAACCCCCGCGCCCGTCGCGTCCTCGAGGAACCCCCCGGTGATGGACATGCCGGATACGGTCAGGCGCGACGACCCGCTCAGCACCGCCTCCAACGCGCGGCCCGCGGCGAGCGCAACCAGCTGGGTGTTGGCGGGATCGACGGTGCGCTGGGCGAAACCGGGATGCCACCCACCACTCAACTCGATGGTGCCCAGGGGGAGCGTCACCACCGGGCGCTCGAAGTAGACGCCCTGCCTGATCCGGATCTCGTGGTTGCCGCCATTGAGCGCCAGCGCCGCATTGATGGCGGACTGGATGCTGGCGTGACTGCCGCCCGCACCGACCGTGAACACGTCGGCGCCGGCCCAGCCGGGAAGCAGGACCAGCCCCAGGAGCATCGTCCATCGATGCGCGGCATGCCTGGGCACCGGGCGCCCTGAGCCGGGTCGGGAGGCAGGAGCCACAGGCTGGGCATTCGGGTCGCCGGTCGGCATGGGATTCCCACCTGTTCGTTTCGTGGCAACGTGCCTTTTCGCGCAGCCTACCGGGATGGAAGATGCCGTCAAGCACCGATTGCGTACGGGGCGGCCTTCCGGGGCTGGCCTGCGTTGGCGCGCCACCGTCCCGTTGCCGGCGGCCCGGCCTGGACCCTCGCCCCACGCGCCGACGGGGGGATGGATGCACAAGGCGATCCGCGACGCGATGACTCCTGGACCCGTGGCGCCACGCGCAGGCGCCTTCGCTCAGCACGATGGCGGGCACACGGGTCAGGCGCCGCCAAGGCCCGGCGCCAGGCAACGGACATGCCGCCGTCCGGACCGTCACGCCCGGCACACTGCGCAGGTGCACCGCCGGACCGGTCGGGCCAATGCCCATGGCCGCTCGGCACAGCGCGACCCAGCCTTGGAAACCAAGCGCACGCCCGGGCACCCCCGACTCAGGGACGCCGGCCTCCACGCGGGCACCGCTGCCGGGCAAGGGCGCTGCTGGCGCAACGTCGCGGCGCGCTCGCGACTGCCGACGCACGCGTCAGGGCGGGGCCAGGCGCAACAGGCGCCCCTCGACCAGCACCAGAAGGCCGTCTCCTGTCTGGTGGTAGCCGAAGCGACGGTCGCCGCAGTCGACGCGGTGCCGGGCGGCCTCCGCGCCGATCCGGGGGCTTATCCCGCGCCCGCCTCGCGCGGAAGCAACCGACCCGCATGCAGCACCGGTCCGATCTGGTCCGGCGGCACCGGCCGCAGGTACAGGAAGCCCTGCGCCTGCTCGCAGCCAAGCCGCAGAAGCATTCGCGACTGTTCGAGCGTCTCGACACCCTCGGCGATCACCTGCAGCCGCAGCGCCTGGGCCAGCGCAAGGATCGTCGTGACGATGGCGACGCCCTCGGGCCCGGCGCCCATGTCGTTGACGAAGGCCCGGTCGATCTTCAGCGCGTTCACCGGCAACCGGGCGATATAGGACAACGAGCAGTAACCGGTGCCGAAGTCGTCGATCGACAGGTGTACGCCGGCCTCCCGGATCCTGCCCAGCGTCTGCACGCTGCGTCCGACGTCGGCCATGATCAGCGACTCGGTGAGCTCCAGCTCCAGCTCGGCCGCCGGGGCGCCCGCCACCAGGTCGATGACCAGTTGCGCGAAGCCGGGATCGTTGAACTGCAGGGCCGACACGTTCACCGCCACCCGCGGCGGAGCAAGGCCGGCCTGTCGCCAGCGGGCCTGGTCGGCCAGCGCCCGTTGCAGCGCCCAGCGGCCGACCGCGCCGATCAGGCCGGTCTCTTCCAGAATCGGGATGAACCGGCCCGGCGGGACCAGCCCAAGTTCCGGGTCCTGCCAGCGGATCAGCGCCTCCAGCCCGGTCACCCGGCCATCGTCCAGACGCACCTTGGGCTGGTAATGCAGCACGAACTCCTCGCGTTCCAGGGCGCGGCGCAACCGGCTTTCCAGGGCCAGCGCCTCTGCGGCCCGGGCGTTCAACGCCGGGGAATAGAACAGGCTGGGCACCATCGCCTGCTTGGCGCCACGCAGGGCCGCCTCGGCGTTGCCCAGCAGCGCCTCGGCATCATCGCCATCGCCGGGGTGCACCGCGACGCCGGCCCGGCAGCCGATGCGCAGTTCCTCGCCGGCGACCAGGAACGGTGCCTTGAAGCACTGCCCCAGGACGGCCTCGATCCAGCGCGCCACACCCTCAACGGAATCCTCCACCGCCAGCAGTAGCGCGAACACGTCGATGCCGATCCGTGCCGCCGACGCGCGGGTGTCGCGCAGCCTCACGGCCACCTGGCGCAGCAGTTCGTCGCCCGCGCCGCGGCCGACGGTGTCGTTGATGCGGCGGAACCGCTCCAGGTCGAAGAACACAACGGCCAGGGTCTCGCCCTCGGCCAGACCGTTCTCCAGGCGCTGACCGACGCGCTCGGTGAACAGGCTGCGATTGGCCAGTCCGGTGAGCGGGTCGTAGTTGGCCAGGAACTCGATGTGCTCGGCCTTGCTCAGGTGCTCGAGCGCCAGCGAGATGTCGCTGGCCAGGTCGAGCAGCAGCTTCATCTCCTGGGTGTCGAAGTAGCCTGGCTGGTCCGAGCTCAGCACCAGCAGGGCGACC carries:
- a CDS encoding S9 family peptidase, whose translation is MTLLAPTSLRLLAPALALVLLAACGKPDTAAQGDPSAAATVAAVAPLTAAEPGLPAPPVAEVRPHTVAAPHGASREDEYYWLRDDSRADPAMLAYLEAENAYTDAVMAPLQPLRQRLYDELVGRIKQDDSSVPYRFKDYWYQTRFEEGKEYPIHVRRKGTMEAPEEIMLDVNAMAQGMSFYQVATWELSPDQKRIAYFEDSVGRRQYTLRVKDLGTGETLPVAIGGLSAGAAWSADGSTIYYVENDPVTLLTRRVKAHRLGSDPAQDPVVYEESDDSFYMGIGLTRSEQYICIYLASTVSNEQRCTPAAAPGEFRVLAQRERDFKYGADHLHGRWVIRTDWNAQNFKLMSAPEDAWDDRSRWTDLLPHDPEVFISDVQLFDGFLAVGERSGGLTRIRLLREGRNADHVAADESAYTMGLSGNAEPGTDWLRYTYTSLTTPATTYELNVATGERRLLKEQPVLGGFDKAAYETHRLWAPARDGTRIPVSVVHRKGLPIDGSAALLQYGYGSYGSSSDPRFNANAVSLLDRGMVYAIAHVRGGQEMGRQWYEDGKLHSKMNTFTDFVDVTDFLVKEGYAHPQRVAALGGSAGGLLMGAIANLAPERYRVLVSLVPFVDVVTTMLDASIPLTTNEYDEWGNPEDPEFYRTMLAYSPYDQLEAKAYPAMFIGTGLWDSQVQYWEPAKYVARLRARKTDDNLVVFRTQMEAGHGGRSGRFQRFHETAEQFAFLLNQLAVAP